The following coding sequences lie in one Thalassoglobus polymorphus genomic window:
- a CDS encoding Gfo/Idh/MocA family protein, protein MSTFQVGVIGAGGIASKLHLPEMQEVENAEVVVLAGRKQSRLETLSEKFNVPRWTHSYEEVIADPEIDGVIIAVPHPLHVKYGLMALKAGKHVHIQKPLSTSLIEAEQFVEAVNASDRTVLALPYVSKPHVLAAREAVQAGTLGKVSSATARFSHGGPEVYYATIQEILQEDLDDDLWFFDAQKADVGALFDMGVYSIAHLVAILGSVKAVTCRVATLAKPTELEDTATIILEFESGVLGTAETGWCDGARTYGFSIHGTDAKVTNPSLTSDLILSRPSSLVDEDAPLIEEPIETGGYPNLNSHQEWVACAREGKQPEISNADFARHVTEIMLKSLQSSREGRTMELDSRL, encoded by the coding sequence ATGTCAACATTTCAGGTTGGAGTCATTGGAGCTGGTGGAATTGCGTCGAAGCTTCACCTGCCGGAAATGCAGGAGGTTGAAAACGCAGAAGTCGTTGTTCTGGCGGGACGAAAACAAAGTCGGCTGGAAACCCTCAGCGAGAAGTTCAACGTCCCACGCTGGACACACTCGTACGAAGAGGTCATCGCTGACCCCGAAATCGATGGAGTCATCATTGCGGTTCCGCATCCGCTGCATGTGAAGTATGGACTCATGGCCCTGAAAGCTGGCAAGCATGTCCATATCCAAAAACCACTCAGCACATCTCTGATCGAAGCAGAGCAATTTGTCGAAGCGGTCAACGCCAGCGACCGAACGGTTCTTGCGTTACCGTATGTCTCCAAGCCTCACGTTCTCGCAGCTCGCGAAGCTGTTCAGGCAGGGACGTTGGGAAAGGTCTCTTCCGCAACTGCACGCTTCAGCCACGGTGGTCCCGAAGTTTACTACGCGACGATTCAGGAAATCCTCCAAGAGGACCTCGATGATGATCTCTGGTTTTTTGACGCCCAGAAAGCGGACGTCGGAGCGTTGTTTGACATGGGGGTCTATTCGATTGCTCACCTTGTTGCGATTCTGGGGTCTGTGAAAGCGGTCACCTGTCGCGTGGCGACTCTTGCCAAGCCGACAGAACTCGAAGATACAGCCACGATCATCCTGGAATTTGAAAGTGGTGTGCTCGGGACAGCGGAGACCGGCTGGTGCGATGGAGCGAGAACATACGGGTTTTCCATCCACGGAACCGATGCCAAAGTGACCAACCCCAGTTTAACCAGTGATTTAATCCTCTCGCGGCCCAGTTCGCTCGTGGACGAAGACGCTCCGCTGATCGAGGAACCTATCGAAACCGGCGGGTATCCTAACCTCAATTCACATCAGGAATGGGTCGCCTGTGCCCGAGAAGGGAAGCAACCAGAAATCAGCAATGCGGATTTCGCACGCCACGTTACTGAAATCATGCTAAAAAGCTTGCAATCGTCTCGTGAAGGCCGGACCATGGAACTTGATTCACGACTTTGA
- a CDS encoding glycosyltransferase family 2 protein — translation MSNTGLVNCCHRRAQDDEHTQNSPAICQRVLDIAGLQETHWGQVKPDACLACGGETTASPQFFNSVLASLLYEVTRNIEQLGGIPDLDLTQVKSLKQYAEAGLRSHTPLKARVTRISLELPENALPVECDVECDVVVNLTQHEPLSPDSLESLRQQRGCTPTLHIVCHSGTGRQAAEEFANDSRTLIHFSETPLSEIEAVHLIAPECHSEFIAIHSPHAIARPDRLHSAVQALVQHQGEIFGSAMLTEEGKIPAEAPAIDFCRTVPVETLVFRRSSLIDCGGVGQLETDHDLDLIVRFVYEERKFVLSEKITVACNAQFQTSPARQPPSYKLVGNRMNHHAVGFPQQEALTCDVVLPFRDQLEYVNQAIESVLEQENCETVIHLIDDASRQSTEEFFDRWSQYSNIRLYRNRENLGQYTSFNNALKYCETGFVAIQDGDDISNPDRIATAVNSLLLAGADIFSASIEMFGNNYERRSSTRRNKNRYRPVEPGSLRTAKLPSNSAMHFIINGAAVMKLATVRELGGFADFGSPIRNRGGLDTEFYLRALHSRRVRFFISKHLAGKYRRHEASATQNHVTGFGSSLRYKNREEILRRQLIFLKTDFQPSDFGALGRYQHLTQPLG, via the coding sequence ATGAGCAACACGGGCCTCGTGAATTGTTGTCACCGACGTGCTCAAGACGATGAGCACACTCAAAATTCACCTGCGATCTGCCAACGCGTACTCGACATCGCTGGCCTCCAGGAAACTCACTGGGGACAAGTGAAGCCGGACGCATGCCTCGCATGTGGTGGCGAAACTACAGCCTCACCGCAGTTCTTCAATAGCGTTCTGGCTTCTCTGCTGTATGAAGTCACGAGGAACATCGAACAACTGGGTGGCATCCCCGATCTCGATCTCACTCAAGTGAAATCGTTAAAGCAATACGCAGAAGCGGGGCTCCGTTCTCACACTCCCCTCAAAGCACGAGTTACTCGAATCTCTTTGGAGCTCCCAGAGAACGCTTTGCCGGTTGAGTGCGATGTTGAATGCGATGTTGTCGTAAATCTGACACAGCACGAACCTCTCTCTCCCGACTCACTTGAAAGTCTTCGCCAACAGCGAGGCTGCACTCCAACTCTTCACATTGTCTGTCACTCAGGGACAGGCAGACAGGCAGCTGAAGAGTTTGCAAATGACTCGAGGACTTTGATTCACTTCTCAGAAACTCCTCTCTCTGAAATCGAAGCCGTCCACCTGATCGCCCCAGAGTGCCACTCTGAATTCATCGCAATTCATTCGCCGCACGCGATTGCCCGGCCGGACCGACTACACAGTGCAGTTCAAGCATTGGTGCAACACCAGGGGGAAATCTTTGGTTCTGCGATGCTGACTGAAGAGGGTAAAATTCCTGCAGAAGCACCCGCAATCGACTTTTGCCGGACAGTCCCGGTCGAGACACTCGTCTTTCGCCGTTCCTCTTTGATCGATTGCGGAGGCGTTGGACAACTTGAAACAGACCATGATCTCGACCTGATAGTCCGCTTTGTTTATGAAGAACGTAAGTTCGTTCTTTCTGAAAAAATTACAGTTGCGTGCAACGCCCAATTCCAAACGTCCCCCGCCAGACAACCGCCGAGTTACAAACTCGTCGGCAACAGGATGAATCACCATGCAGTGGGATTCCCGCAACAAGAGGCGCTCACCTGCGATGTCGTGCTTCCGTTTCGCGATCAGCTTGAATATGTCAACCAGGCAATTGAATCTGTCCTCGAGCAAGAAAATTGCGAGACCGTCATCCACCTGATCGACGACGCTTCCAGGCAATCGACTGAAGAGTTCTTTGACCGTTGGAGTCAATACTCGAATATCCGCTTGTACAGAAACAGAGAAAACCTGGGGCAGTACACGTCGTTCAACAATGCTCTAAAATACTGCGAGACAGGTTTCGTTGCCATTCAGGATGGAGACGACATCAGCAACCCAGACCGAATTGCAACAGCAGTCAACAGCCTGCTTCTTGCAGGAGCAGATATTTTCTCAGCCTCCATTGAGATGTTCGGCAACAACTATGAGCGAAGATCGAGCACACGCCGCAATAAAAACAGATACAGACCTGTTGAGCCAGGATCACTCCGAACTGCAAAACTTCCGAGCAACTCAGCCATGCACTTTATTATCAATGGTGCTGCTGTCATGAAACTGGCAACTGTCCGGGAACTCGGCGGCTTCGCAGATTTCGGGTCGCCCATCAGGAATCGTGGTGGGCTCGACACGGAGTTTTACCTCAGAGCTCTCCATTCGCGACGAGTTCGATTCTTCATTTCAAAGCATCTCGCTGGAAAATATCGACGACACGAAGCCTCAGCGACTCAAAACCATGTCACTGGTTTCGGAAGTTCACTCCGATACAAGAACCGAGAAGAAATCCTTCGGCGTCAGCTGATTTTCCTGAAGACAGATTTTCAACCAAGCGACTTCGGTGCTCTGGGGCGCTATCAACATCTGACTCAACCACTGGGGTAA
- the holA gene encoding DNA polymerase III subunit delta, with protein MHATDFIKQKDDAKTASMIVLYGNESHLKTSTLDGLCQTFLGSPIEESIGLTRFTGKETDFRTVRDEIQTVSMFTPSKLVVVENADEFVSANRPQLESFAANPVGKSKLVLEVKKWPGNTKLAKKIAKTGLAIECSELTGGRLSSWLVMQAKEEYEKHLTRDAAQLIMELAGTGMGLLDQELQKLTSYVGDREKIGAEDVRTLVGGWKAETTWTMINAARDGQTDLALNCLQKLMHAGEAPQKILGGMNYVFKKIALATELSRQGKPLPAALKEAGVFYKEIDDVERYLRRIRRPRAERILNRLAQADSDLKGRSQLPLQMQMEQLILWLSGATEV; from the coding sequence ATGCACGCAACGGACTTTATAAAGCAGAAAGACGATGCGAAAACCGCGTCGATGATCGTTCTCTACGGAAACGAATCTCACTTAAAAACGTCCACTCTGGACGGACTTTGCCAGACATTTCTCGGCTCCCCCATTGAAGAATCGATCGGTCTCACTCGTTTTACCGGGAAAGAGACCGACTTCAGAACCGTTCGCGATGAAATACAAACGGTCTCCATGTTCACCCCTTCGAAATTAGTGGTGGTTGAGAATGCCGATGAGTTCGTCTCCGCAAACCGCCCGCAACTGGAATCCTTTGCAGCGAACCCGGTCGGAAAATCGAAGCTTGTGCTTGAAGTCAAGAAGTGGCCGGGCAACACAAAACTCGCCAAAAAGATTGCGAAGACCGGACTTGCCATCGAATGCTCTGAGTTAACTGGAGGCCGGCTCTCATCCTGGCTCGTCATGCAGGCAAAAGAGGAATACGAAAAACATTTAACGCGGGACGCTGCACAATTAATAATGGAACTCGCTGGTACTGGCATGGGATTGCTGGACCAGGAGCTTCAGAAGCTCACTTCCTACGTCGGCGATCGTGAAAAAATCGGAGCGGAAGATGTCCGCACGCTGGTCGGAGGGTGGAAGGCAGAAACAACCTGGACCATGATCAACGCTGCCCGCGATGGCCAGACAGATCTGGCACTGAATTGCTTACAAAAACTAATGCACGCTGGCGAAGCCCCTCAGAAAATCCTCGGAGGAATGAACTACGTCTTCAAGAAAATCGCACTTGCAACAGAACTGTCTCGACAGGGAAAACCACTCCCCGCGGCACTCAAGGAAGCTGGCGTCTTCTACAAAGAAATAGACGACGTCGAGCGCTACCTCCGTCGCATTCGCAGACCTCGCGCAGAACGTATCCTTAACCGCCTGGCACAAGCAGACTCGGACCTCAAAGGAAGAAGTCAACTTCCATTGCAGATGCAAATGGAACAACTGATCCTCTGGCTATCTGGGGCAACCGAAGTTTAG
- a CDS encoding class I SAM-dependent methyltransferase, which translates to MEFVSYEEFQKLASTDKYYHQSRWDLYSKVQELLAASGATSVLELGAYRLPLVKGSDTMDRNDKFHPTYIQDAGETPWEIPDAHYDMFVALQVWEHLEGRQVTAFQEVKRVAREAILSFPYRWNCPKNPSHHAITEETIASWTDGETPEEVIVIPSTNNHRRIIYRYDFTKTNKLRNAILNKEQTRKQFCEEPIPTLRREPAECRFRTNVHLKDGQEFARCQFVENVFSGNSIDVDASVSKKVCEACIQEREPSPDCWNSVVSSLIFGQTLELGPPEEFTRELKSILRRAENGLRLVLREDRPKQVDSRSFGDCIYIGEKRDPKSSEERYYCLHPLLDDASEAKCLLCSEHQSQDFDDSPPLLKRLPLERKGNPVKSWMVGVTTSPRRIPTINRTLDSLRRAGWSSPWLFLDSAVDIAERHAHLPVTFREAATGAWPNYFLSLSELVMRAPDADAYMIIQDDALLTQSEKLRNYLEKVLWPHEDIGVISLFCSSAYDQKEEGWHELKEQWVWGAVAMIFSNASAWAFITDKKIIEHRKTGRFNGTRNIDVTIGEWLQRTKQKILFPVPSLSAHIGESSTLWEEGQAEGKRREERFIP; encoded by the coding sequence ATGGAATTTGTGAGCTACGAGGAATTTCAGAAACTCGCATCGACTGACAAATATTACCACCAATCGCGTTGGGACCTCTATTCAAAAGTTCAGGAACTGCTCGCCGCATCGGGCGCCACTTCCGTTCTCGAACTTGGTGCTTATCGACTCCCTCTCGTCAAGGGGAGCGACACGATGGACCGGAATGACAAATTCCATCCCACGTACATTCAGGATGCCGGGGAAACGCCTTGGGAAATCCCTGACGCCCATTACGACATGTTTGTCGCGCTACAGGTTTGGGAACATCTCGAAGGGCGACAGGTTACTGCGTTTCAGGAAGTCAAAAGAGTTGCACGCGAAGCAATCCTCAGTTTCCCTTATCGCTGGAACTGCCCGAAGAACCCATCTCACCACGCAATCACCGAAGAGACGATTGCAAGCTGGACGGACGGAGAAACCCCAGAAGAAGTCATCGTGATCCCATCAACAAACAACCATCGGCGAATCATCTACCGCTACGACTTCACCAAGACCAATAAGCTCCGCAACGCAATTCTCAACAAGGAGCAAACGCGAAAACAGTTCTGCGAAGAACCGATCCCAACTCTCAGAAGAGAACCTGCGGAATGCCGTTTCCGAACGAATGTTCATCTGAAAGATGGGCAGGAATTCGCTCGCTGCCAGTTTGTGGAGAATGTTTTTTCGGGCAACAGCATTGATGTGGATGCCTCGGTCTCGAAAAAAGTCTGCGAGGCATGTATTCAAGAGAGAGAGCCTTCCCCAGATTGCTGGAACTCCGTGGTCTCATCTTTGATTTTCGGACAGACCCTCGAACTCGGTCCCCCCGAAGAGTTCACCAGGGAACTCAAATCAATCCTGAGACGGGCGGAAAATGGCTTGCGCCTTGTGCTCCGCGAAGATCGCCCCAAACAAGTGGATTCTCGAAGCTTTGGAGATTGCATCTACATTGGAGAAAAACGAGACCCCAAAAGTTCCGAGGAGAGATATTACTGCCTCCACCCGCTACTCGACGATGCCTCGGAAGCGAAATGCCTGCTCTGTTCCGAACATCAAAGCCAAGATTTTGATGATTCACCCCCCCTCTTGAAGCGTCTTCCGCTCGAGCGAAAAGGGAATCCGGTGAAATCCTGGATGGTCGGAGTGACAACATCTCCACGTCGCATCCCGACGATCAATCGAACTCTTGACAGCCTGCGACGGGCAGGCTGGTCATCGCCGTGGCTCTTTCTCGATTCTGCTGTCGACATTGCAGAACGACACGCTCACCTACCGGTCACGTTTCGCGAAGCTGCAACGGGAGCCTGGCCGAATTACTTCCTTTCACTGAGTGAACTCGTCATGCGAGCCCCTGATGCAGATGCGTACATGATCATCCAGGACGATGCACTACTCACCCAATCAGAGAAGCTGAGAAATTACCTGGAAAAGGTTTTGTGGCCGCACGAGGACATTGGTGTCATCTCACTATTTTGTTCATCCGCGTATGACCAGAAAGAAGAGGGTTGGCACGAGCTGAAAGAACAGTGGGTCTGGGGTGCAGTCGCAATGATCTTCTCCAACGCTAGTGCGTGGGCATTCATCACTGACAAAAAAATCATTGAACACCGGAAGACGGGGCGATTTAACGGAACACGAAACATTGATGTCACCATTGGAGAATGGCTGCAACGAACGAAGCAGAAAATTTTGTTTCCGGTACCCAGCTTGTCAGCCCATATCGGGGAGAGCAGCACGTTATGGGAAGAGGGACAGGCAGAGGGAAAACGCCGAGAAGAAAGGTTCATCCCATAA
- a CDS encoding peptidylprolyl isomerase, translated as MNKKLLSRFLAIPAFAFLLVSCVAEKDFDNSAFETVPPENVSSAPAEAPVPAGDVYRAKFETSQGDFVIEVHPEWAPRGAAQFKKLIEEGVFDEARFFRVVPGFMVQFGIPGDPKVSAEWRNKTIPDDPVIESNTRGMVSFATSGPNSRTSQVFITYGNHGKQGAQLDSQGFSPFGKVIEGMDIVDSINSEYGETPDQGQIQQQGNAYLNENFPKLDYIKKATILPEEVETAESADSAAKTSE; from the coding sequence ATGAACAAGAAGCTCCTTTCCCGATTTCTGGCGATTCCAGCCTTTGCGTTCCTGCTCGTTTCCTGTGTCGCAGAGAAAGATTTCGACAACAGTGCCTTCGAGACAGTCCCACCGGAGAATGTCTCATCAGCCCCAGCGGAGGCCCCGGTCCCTGCTGGAGATGTCTACAGAGCCAAATTTGAAACATCTCAAGGAGATTTCGTAATTGAAGTCCATCCGGAGTGGGCTCCTCGTGGTGCGGCTCAGTTCAAAAAACTCATCGAAGAAGGTGTGTTTGATGAAGCAAGATTTTTCCGAGTGGTCCCTGGATTTATGGTTCAATTCGGAATCCCTGGAGACCCCAAAGTTTCAGCAGAGTGGCGAAACAAAACGATCCCGGATGACCCGGTGATCGAATCCAACACTCGAGGCATGGTCTCATTTGCGACATCCGGTCCAAATTCACGTACCTCTCAAGTTTTCATCACTTACGGCAACCACGGTAAGCAAGGGGCTCAACTAGACTCTCAAGGCTTTTCCCCTTTCGGCAAAGTGATCGAGGGAATGGATATCGTTGATTCCATCAATTCTGAATACGGTGAAACTCCCGATCAGGGACAGATCCAACAGCAGGGAAATGCTTACCTGAACGAGAATTTCCCTAAGCTCGACTACATCAAGAAAGCGACGATCCTCCCCGAAGAGGTCGAAACGGCTGAATCAGCTGACTCAGCTGCAAAGACGAGTGAGTAA
- a CDS encoding peptidylprolyl isomerase, giving the protein MYQVKFETSKGDFTVEVHPEWAPLGAAQFKEIVEDGVFNEARFFRVIEGFMVQFGIAGDPAVSAKWRNKQIKDDPTTQSNTRGMITFATAGPNTRTSQVFINFGDNSFLDNQGFAPFGKVTEGMEVVDALYAGYGEGAPQGRGPGQGQVQSKGNEYLKADFPELDYIKQATVVE; this is encoded by the coding sequence GTGTATCAAGTTAAATTTGAGACATCCAAAGGGGATTTCACAGTTGAAGTCCACCCGGAATGGGCTCCGCTCGGAGCGGCTCAATTCAAAGAAATTGTTGAAGATGGCGTTTTCAACGAAGCTCGTTTTTTCCGTGTCATCGAAGGATTTATGGTGCAGTTCGGAATCGCTGGCGACCCTGCGGTCTCAGCGAAATGGCGTAACAAACAGATCAAAGATGACCCGACCACGCAGTCTAATACTCGTGGCATGATCACCTTCGCAACTGCCGGACCGAACACGCGTACTTCGCAAGTCTTCATCAACTTCGGCGACAACAGCTTCCTCGACAATCAGGGCTTTGCCCCGTTCGGGAAAGTGACTGAGGGAATGGAAGTTGTTGATGCTCTCTATGCCGGATACGGCGAAGGCGCCCCACAAGGTCGCGGCCCCGGACAGGGACAAGTCCAAAGCAAAGGGAACGAATACCTTAAAGCCGATTTCCCTGAACTCGATTACATCAAACAAGCCACTGTTGTCGAGTAA
- a CDS encoding sulfatase family protein: MSTEKIARRNVLIAARQLLSLLISQCSLGLLSLLCCVTVYADDRPNIIFILADDMGYGDVQALNEKSKIPTPNLNRLAAEGMTFTDAHTPSSVCTPTRYGVLTGRYCWRTRLKSGVLNGYGAPLIEDDRKTVAEALRASGYWTGIVGKWHLGLGFAKDGNEFDFSKPVSNGPHTHGFDYSYIIPASLDFPPYVYIEAGKITEFPKLSQSAQRFPAFLRQGERSPDFVMEDVLDNLRSHVTALISLQAKEEKPFFIYFPLTAPHKPVLPHPRFRGKTELGPYGDFVHQVDDIVGGVVKAVDGAGIAENTLIIYTSDNGSFMYQYDGTKTDHLQDEKVQGYRVENHQPNGPFRGTKADIWEAGHRVPFFARWKGKIEAGSKCDETICLTDFFTTATEIAGAEVTGDDAPDSFSLLPLLSGKDLASPRPPVIHHSVRGMFAIRDGDWKLVLGDGSGGRQAPKGKPFNKPYQLFNLANDIGETTNVIAENPEIAKRLEAECERIRESGTSRK, from the coding sequence ATGTCAACAGAAAAAATCGCCAGGAGAAATGTCTTGATTGCTGCCCGACAACTTCTTTCACTGCTCATTTCACAGTGTTCTCTTGGTCTGTTGAGCTTGCTCTGTTGTGTCACTGTGTATGCCGATGACCGACCAAATATCATTTTCATTCTTGCTGACGATATGGGCTATGGTGATGTTCAGGCACTCAACGAGAAATCGAAAATTCCGACACCAAACCTGAATCGACTTGCAGCTGAAGGGATGACATTCACCGATGCACACACACCGTCGTCAGTTTGCACTCCGACCCGATACGGAGTTCTCACCGGTCGCTACTGCTGGCGGACCCGGCTAAAGAGTGGTGTGCTCAACGGATACGGGGCGCCCCTTATCGAAGATGATCGGAAGACTGTCGCGGAAGCATTGCGTGCGAGCGGGTACTGGACCGGGATCGTTGGGAAGTGGCATCTAGGTTTAGGTTTCGCCAAGGATGGCAATGAATTTGATTTTTCAAAACCAGTTTCGAATGGACCGCACACCCACGGTTTTGACTATTCGTACATCATTCCAGCCTCACTCGACTTTCCCCCATATGTTTACATTGAAGCAGGGAAGATTACCGAGTTTCCGAAGCTCAGCCAGAGTGCACAACGATTCCCCGCATTCCTTCGTCAGGGAGAGCGATCACCAGACTTTGTAATGGAGGATGTCCTCGACAACTTGCGTTCTCATGTGACGGCGCTCATTTCACTTCAGGCAAAAGAAGAGAAGCCGTTCTTCATTTATTTCCCGCTGACAGCGCCGCATAAACCTGTTTTACCCCATCCACGATTTCGAGGAAAAACAGAGCTTGGCCCGTATGGGGACTTTGTCCATCAAGTCGATGACATCGTCGGGGGAGTCGTGAAAGCTGTCGATGGAGCAGGCATCGCTGAAAACACGCTCATTATTTACACGAGTGACAATGGATCATTCATGTATCAATATGACGGGACGAAAACCGATCACCTTCAGGATGAAAAAGTCCAGGGGTACAGGGTAGAAAACCATCAGCCGAACGGTCCTTTTCGTGGAACAAAAGCAGACATCTGGGAAGCGGGGCATCGTGTTCCATTCTTCGCTCGCTGGAAAGGGAAGATTGAAGCAGGAAGCAAGTGCGACGAGACGATTTGTCTGACCGACTTCTTCACAACCGCGACAGAGATCGCCGGGGCGGAGGTGACAGGCGACGACGCTCCTGACAGCTTCAGTCTGCTCCCATTGCTGAGTGGAAAAGACCTGGCGAGTCCACGACCACCAGTCATTCATCATTCCGTCCGAGGGATGTTTGCAATCCGTGATGGAGATTGGAAACTCGTCCTCGGTGACGGTTCCGGAGGCCGTCAGGCGCCGAAAGGAAAACCGTTCAACAAACCGTATCAGTTGTTCAATCTCGCTAACGACATCGGCGAAACGACAAATGTGATTGCTGAAAACCCCGAGATCGCCAAACGTCTCGAAGCCGAGTGCGAACGCATTCGAGAATCGGGAACGAGTCGCAAGTAG
- a CDS encoding bile acid:sodium symporter family protein: MIRSLKTERIGFDVEYLPSRDQRKRMIDFLRKRWFLTSLILIIPLGLILGITIPAERIEAFSSNFMGKANRYTVAFILFLMSVTLDIQKLTAAVKAPAPVTWACIVNFVALPLLAIPLSKLQLTPDFAAGLIITTSVPSTMASASVWARKAQGNDAVSLLCTILTNGFCFLITPFWLSQSLGDGVTLDTMKMIERLFYTALLPIALGQVARISPFLKAVADNRKTLFGSISQICILGLVLWASVKGGEQLQESDSSGMTIGPILFVWFSCLALHVAGLILAFFGGKAFNFKRGDTVATVFSGSQKTLAIGIYIATDLLADRNLPFAAFPILMFHATQLILDTMLIAPLGKWVQAGQVNADVPSEGSP, encoded by the coding sequence ATGATTCGTTCCCTCAAAACGGAACGAATCGGATTCGATGTTGAGTACCTACCCAGCCGAGACCAACGAAAACGTATGATTGACTTCCTTAGAAAACGCTGGTTTCTCACGAGTTTAATCCTCATCATTCCTCTGGGACTGATTCTGGGCATCACCATCCCGGCGGAACGCATCGAAGCATTCTCCTCGAACTTCATGGGAAAGGCGAATCGGTACACCGTCGCATTTATTCTTTTCCTGATGTCGGTCACGCTGGATATTCAAAAGCTGACGGCTGCCGTTAAAGCTCCTGCACCAGTCACATGGGCCTGCATTGTGAATTTCGTGGCACTCCCATTGCTTGCAATTCCACTATCAAAATTGCAGCTCACGCCGGACTTTGCAGCGGGATTGATCATTACGACCAGTGTCCCGAGTACGATGGCATCGGCTTCGGTTTGGGCAAGAAAAGCACAGGGAAATGACGCAGTCTCTCTGCTGTGTACGATCCTGACCAACGGTTTCTGTTTTTTGATCACACCATTTTGGCTCAGCCAGTCTCTGGGTGACGGGGTCACGCTCGATACCATGAAAATGATTGAGCGTCTTTTCTACACCGCCCTGCTCCCTATTGCGTTGGGGCAAGTCGCTCGAATCTCTCCGTTTTTAAAAGCGGTTGCAGATAATCGAAAAACATTATTCGGGTCGATTTCCCAAATCTGTATTTTGGGGCTGGTTCTCTGGGCCTCAGTCAAAGGAGGCGAGCAACTTCAAGAGTCCGATTCTTCCGGGATGACGATCGGACCGATACTCTTCGTCTGGTTTTCCTGTCTGGCACTGCATGTGGCAGGTCTCATACTGGCGTTCTTTGGTGGGAAGGCATTTAACTTCAAGCGAGGTGATACTGTTGCGACGGTCTTCTCAGGGTCCCAGAAGACCCTCGCTATCGGGATCTATATCGCAACTGATCTTCTCGCAGATCGAAACCTTCCATTCGCTGCGTTTCCGATTCTGATGTTCCATGCAACGCAATTGATCCTGGACACAATGCTGATTGCCCCACTTGGAAAATGGGTTCAGGCAGGACAAGTGAATGCGGACGTCCCATCTGAAGGTTCGCCTTAA
- a CDS encoding metal-sulfur cluster assembly factor, giving the protein MAEDAELIEALKQVIDPELMINIVDLGLIYEVEQAGEGSEEEGTVKVDMTLTSPACPAGPQIVQQSKMALEQLDDVKKAEIRLVMSPPWTPERMTEDARDQLGIF; this is encoded by the coding sequence ATGGCAGAAGATGCCGAGTTGATTGAAGCCTTGAAGCAAGTCATTGACCCTGAATTAATGATCAACATTGTTGATTTGGGCCTCATTTACGAAGTTGAACAAGCTGGAGAAGGTTCTGAGGAAGAGGGAACTGTCAAAGTTGATATGACGCTCACCAGCCCGGCCTGTCCGGCTGGCCCTCAAATTGTCCAGCAATCAAAGATGGCTCTCGAACAGCTTGATGATGTCAAGAAAGCCGAAATCCGACTGGTCATGTCCCCCCCGTGGACACCGGAACGGATGACTGAGGATGCCCGTGATCAGCTCGGGATATTCTAG